One region of Emys orbicularis isolate rEmyOrb1 chromosome 4, rEmyOrb1.hap1, whole genome shotgun sequence genomic DNA includes:
- the LOC135878549 gene encoding alpha-1,6-mannosyl-glycoprotein 4-beta-N-acetylglucosaminyltransferase-like, which translates to MVVVVHLADPDSEWNTQVVTDITARFTPHLLRGQLLVIHAPPECYPPLEGLKRNYNDAENRVQFRAKQNVDYAYLLSFAANLSSYYLMTEDDVQCSKSFFTAIRKAVASREGSYWVTLEFSMLGYIGKLYHSSDLPQLAQFLLLFTRHFLVDWLLGHFRLLLTQKEVIRFKPSLFQHIGLYSSFQGVVNRLKDNDFEADSLDLPDNPPAVMFTDIDTFENYLPSKAYGTMPEYFWGKAPSAGSHFTIVFHQPARISRLQVHTGSEERHTDYLHSGAVELGSQRQGKGKGCSTYTHVGAFEKGHFERSGLENSTAAAPECVRILVTESQSEWLIIRSISIWTKPNS; encoded by the coding sequence atggtggtggtggtgcaccTGGCTGACCCAGACTCGGAGTGGAACACCCAGGTGGTGACGGACATTACCGCAAGATTCACTCCCCACCTCCTCCGGGGCCAGCTGCTGGTTATCCATGCCCCTCCGGAGTGCTACCCGCCCCTGGAAGGCCTGAAGAGGAACTACAATGATGCCGAGAATCGAGTGCAGTTCAGAGCCAAGCAAAACGTGGACTATGCGTATCTCCTCAGCTTCGCTGCCAACCTTTCCTCCTACTATCTCATGACTGAGGATGACGTGCAGTGCTCCAAGTCCTTCTTCACTGCCATCAGGAAGGCAGTGGCATCCCGGGAAGGCTCCTACTGGGTCACGCTGGAGTTCTCCATGCTGGGCTACATTGGCAAACTCTACCACTCCAGCGACCTGCCCCAGCTGGCCCAGTTCCTGCTGCTGTTCACACGGCATTTCCTGGTAGACTGGCTGCTGGGGCACTTCCGCCTGCTGCTCACCCAGAAGGAGGTGATTCGCTTCAAGCCGTCCCTCTTCCAGCACATCGGCCTGTACTCCTCCTTCCAGGGGGTGGTCAATCGGCTGAAAGACAACGACTTCGAGGCAGATTCCTTGGACTTGCCTGACAACCCCCCAGCTGTGATGTTCACAGACATAGACACCTTTGAGAACTACCTGCCCAGCAAGGCCTACGGCACGATGCCGGAGTACTTCTGGGGGAAAGCCCCATCTGCTGGCAGCCACTTCACCATCGTGTTCCACCAGCCTGCCCGTATCTCACGGCTCCAGGTCCACACCGGCTCCGAGGAGCGCCACACCGACTATCTCCACTCAGGGGCCgtggagctgggcagccagcggcaggggaaaggcaagggctgctCTACATACACCCACGTCGGAGCCTTTGAGAAGGGACACTTTGAACGGAGCGGCTTGGAGAACAGCACGGCTGCCGCCCCGGAGTGCGTGCGGATCCTAGTGACAGAGAGTCAGAGCGAATGGCTGATCATCCGCAGCATCAGCATCTGGACCAAACCAAACAGctaa
- the LOC135877885 gene encoding uncharacterized protein LOC135877885: protein MGTIHSSTEAGTIESRAPSGTYICSTAATRDCLSTNHAEGICSHERSAEPAGAGIPGSAGYCIPSTSRQRGTGVGAVTTSCALDFMPISTVEGEACDVGCSTLFADSVLFSDTLRSCPLGVHRVTHPPELEIGAYDSQRWSQSCYSSPSSPLGSYYPGCLKILQVEWDWRNEAEEVEGFTQLLEGNKQLSISPPVCTDSRGKANAQTTELSLRDVFNYGAVNASVWLVVSFTVKRFVAINTFKLKAKLCSPRRTLYTIALVHICGYLVAIPYYWSNRSERVNGTGRAICKFNPDLPNSYVEGLVWFQTSLVNIVPYIIIFTLNSLILRQIVLSNKVHCVMAGGLHRMNSGTQFRYQKKKSILLLVTVSMMFAYLGATRFVTQIILRTCHYDIERQDYSKAINIAVDFGTMLELTNSAVNVYLYACTQTAFRRELVHCLKALLFPCKAQRTHPSAIFQV, encoded by the exons ATGGGCACCATTCACTCCAGCACTGAGGCAGGCACCATTGAGTCCAGGGCCCCAAGTGGCACCTACATCTGCAGTACTGCAGCAACCCGAGATTGTCTCAGTACCAACCACGCTGAAGGCATTTGCAGCCACGAGAGATCTGCTGAGCCTGCTGGTGCTGGTATCCCTGGCAGTGCAGGATACTGCATTCCCAGTACCAGCAGACAGAGGGGCACCGGTGTTGGTGCTGTGACAACTTCCTGTGCTTTAGACTTCATGCCCATCAGTACTGTTGAAGGAGAAGCCTGTGATGTTGGCTGCTCTACGCTTTTCGCCGACTCGGTGCTGTTCTCCGACACCCTCAGGAGCTGCCCCCTTGGTGTGCACAGGGTGACTCATCCTCCTGAATTGGAGATTGGTGCCTATGATTCCCAGCGTTGGAGCCAGTCATgctactcttccccttcctcccccctgggTAGTTACTATCCAGGTTGCCTCAAGATCCTTCAGGTGGAGTGGGATTGG AGGAATGAAGCAGAAGAGGTGGAAGGGTTTACCCAGCTGCTAGAAGGGAACAAGCAGTTGTCCATCTCTCCCCCTGTATGCACTGACAGTAGAGGGAAG gccaatgctcaaaccactgaactatccctccggGATGTCTTCAATTATGGTGCAGTCAATGCCTCCGTCTGGTTGGTGGTCTCCTTCACCGTCAAGCGCTTCGTGGCTATCAACACCTTCAAGCTGAAGGCAAAGCTGTGCTCCCCGAGACGCACGCTCTACACGATCGCCTTGGTTCACATCTGCGGCTACCTAGTGGCTATCCCGTATTATTGGTCCAACAGATCAGAAAGGGTGAATGGGACGGGGCGGGCGATCTGCAAGTTTAATCCTGACCTTCCCAACTCCTACGTTGAGGGGCTGGTTTGGTTTCAGACCTCACTGGTCAACATTGTCCCTTATATCATCATCTTCACCTTGAACAGCCTGATCCTCAGGCAGATCGTCCTCAGCAACAAAGTGCACTGTGTGATGGCTGGAGGGCTCCACCGAATGAACTCTGGGACCCAATTCAGGTACCAGAAGAAGAAAtccatcctcctccttgtgactgTCTCGATGATGTTCGCTTATCTGGGCGCCACCAGGTTCGTCACGCAGATTATTCTCAGGACCTGCCATTACGACATAGAGAGACAAGATTACTCCAAGGCCATTAACATTGCGGTGGACTTTGGTACTATGCTGGAACTGACCAACTCAGCTGTGAATGTGTATCTCtatgcctgcacccagactgcttTCCGCAGGGAGCTAGTCCATTGCCTCAAGgctctcctctttccctgcaaAGCACAGAGAACGCACCCATCAGCCATCTTCCAGGTATAA
- the LOC135878157 gene encoding putative transmembrane protein 183BP → MDAKESTNERTASRKKKSKRHKENPDEAVGEDYPIDIWLLLASYIRPEDTVKFSLICKKAWTVICTAAFWTRLYRRHYTLDAYLPLHLRPESMERLHCLRACVICSLYHMYKPFASRVSRNPAVPETTPSTLKNSNCLLFWCRKIEGNRREPMWEFNFKFKKQPPRLKSNCCKGLQPPVQYEDVHTNPDQDCCLLQITTLNFIFLPVVMGMIFTLFTINVSTDMRHHRVRLVFQDSPVRNGKKPRLDQGVQVILDPVHSIRLLDWWHPQYPFSLKA, encoded by the exons ATGGATGCTAAGGAAAGCACCAACGAGAGAACTGCCTctagaaaaaagaaaagcaagaggCACAAAG AAAACCCTGATGAGGCTGTTGGAGAGGATTATCCCATTGACATCTGGCTGTTGCTGGCCTCCTACATACGTCCAGAAGATACAGTGAAGTTTTCTCTGATTTGCAAAAAAGCCTGGACTGTCATTTGCACTGCTGCCTTTTGGACCAGACTCTACAGAAG GCACTACACTCTGGATGCGTACCTGCCTCTCCATTTACGGCCAGAATCTATGGAAAGGCTGCACTGCCTCCGTGCGTGTGTCATCTGTTCGTTATACCACATGTATAAACCTTTTGCTTCTCGTGTCTCCAGGAATCCGGCTGTTCCAGAGACTACCCCCAGCACTTTAAAGAATTCCAAC TGTTTGCTTTTCTGGTGCAGAAAGATTGAAGGGAACAGACGAGAACCTATGTGGGAATTTAACTTCAAATTCAAAAAACAG CCTCCCAGATTGAAGAGTAACTGTTGCAAAGGTCTTCAGCCACCTGTTCAGTATGAGGATGTTCACACAAATCCTGATCAGGACTGCTGTCTGCTGCAAATCACCACCCTCAACTTCATCTTCCTGCCGGTAGTCATGGGTATGATATTTACCTTG TTCACAATAAACGTGAGCACTGACATGAGACATCACAGAGTGAGGTTGGTGTTCCAGGATTCTCCTGTCCGGAACGGCAAGAAGCCCCGACTTGACCAAGGAGTACAAGTTATCCTGGACCCTGTGCACAGTATACGTCTCTTGGATTGGTGGCACCCGCAGTACCCCTTTTCTCTGAAAGCTTAG